One segment of Streptomyces sp. NA02950 DNA contains the following:
- the rpsT gene encoding 30S ribosomal protein S20, with product MANIKSQIKRNKTNEKARLRNKAVKSELKTAIRRTREAVAAGDAEKATAAARVAGRKLDKAVSKGVLHKNNAANKKSALAQQVAGLKG from the coding sequence GTGGCGAACATCAAGTCCCAGATCAAGCGCAACAAGACGAACGAGAAGGCCCGTCTGCGCAACAAGGCCGTCAAGTCCGAGCTGAAGACCGCCATCCGCCGCACCCGTGAGGCCGTGGCCGCCGGTGACGCCGAGAAGGCCACCGCCGCCGCCCGCGTCGCCGGGCGCAAGCTCGACAAGGCCGTCAGCAAGGGCGTGCTCCACAAGAACAACGCCGCCAACAAGAAGTCGGCGCTCGCGCAGCAGGTCGCCGGCCTCAAGGGCTGA
- the lepA gene encoding translation elongation factor 4, whose product MPATPTNVPEPSRTDPALIRNFCIIAHIDHGKSTLADRMLQLTGVVEQRQMRAQYLDRMDIERERGITIKSQAVRLPWAPTKDEGGPESATHILNMIDTPGHVDFTYEVSRSLAACEGCILLVDAAQGIEAQTLANLYLAMENDLTIIPVLNKIDLPAAQPEKYAAELAHLIGCDASDVLKVSAKTGEGVAELLNRVVELVPAPVGVEESPARAMIFDSVYDPYRGVVTYVKVVDGTLSKRERIKMMSTGAAHELLEIGTNSPEMTPSDGLSVGEVGYLITGVKDVRQSKVGDTITQFTKGAEEPLGGYKDPKPMVFSGLYPLDGSDYPELREALDKLQLNDAALVYEPETSAALGFGFRVGFLGLLHLEVIRERLEREFGLDLIATAPNVVYRVDMEDGTEHTVTNPSEFPVGKIDTVHEPVVRATILAPSEFIGAIMELCQNRRGVLLGMDYLSEDRVEIRYTLPLAEVVFDFFDQLKSKTRGYASLDYEPTGEQTSDLVKVDILLHGDKVDAFSAITHKDKAYAYGVRLVAKLRELIPRQNFEVPIQAAIGSRVIARETVRAIRKDVLAKCYGGDISRKRKLLEKQKEGKKRMKMVGSVEVPQEAFIAVLSSDSDGGEAKGKK is encoded by the coding sequence GTGCCCGCGACCCCTACCAATGTGCCGGAGCCGAGCCGTACCGACCCGGCTCTCATCCGTAACTTCTGCATCATCGCGCACATCGACCACGGCAAGTCGACGCTCGCCGACCGTATGCTCCAGCTGACCGGTGTGGTCGAGCAGCGGCAGATGCGCGCGCAGTACCTCGACCGCATGGACATCGAGCGCGAGCGCGGCATCACGATCAAGTCCCAGGCGGTCCGGCTGCCCTGGGCGCCCACGAAGGACGAGGGCGGGCCCGAGTCGGCCACCCACATCCTCAACATGATCGACACCCCCGGCCACGTGGACTTCACCTATGAGGTCTCGCGCTCGCTCGCGGCCTGTGAGGGCTGCATCCTGCTGGTCGACGCGGCACAGGGGATCGAGGCCCAGACCCTCGCCAACCTCTATCTGGCGATGGAGAACGACCTCACGATCATCCCGGTCCTCAACAAGATCGACCTCCCGGCCGCCCAGCCCGAGAAGTACGCCGCCGAGCTGGCCCATCTCATCGGCTGCGACGCCTCCGATGTGCTCAAGGTCTCCGCCAAGACCGGTGAGGGCGTCGCGGAGCTGCTGAACCGGGTCGTGGAGCTGGTCCCGGCCCCGGTGGGGGTCGAGGAATCCCCCGCCCGCGCGATGATCTTCGACTCGGTCTATGACCCGTACCGGGGCGTCGTGACGTATGTGAAGGTCGTGGACGGCACGCTCAGCAAGCGTGAGCGGATCAAGATGATGTCCACCGGCGCCGCCCACGAGCTGCTGGAGATCGGCACCAACTCGCCCGAGATGACCCCCTCCGACGGGCTGTCCGTCGGTGAGGTGGGCTATCTGATCACGGGTGTGAAGGACGTCCGCCAGTCCAAGGTCGGCGACACGATCACCCAGTTCACCAAGGGTGCCGAGGAGCCGCTGGGCGGCTACAAGGATCCCAAGCCGATGGTCTTCTCCGGGCTGTATCCGCTCGACGGCTCGGACTACCCGGAGCTGCGCGAGGCCCTGGACAAGCTCCAGCTGAACGACGCCGCGCTGGTCTACGAACCGGAGACCTCCGCCGCGCTCGGCTTCGGCTTCCGCGTCGGCTTCCTGGGGCTGCTGCACCTGGAGGTGATCCGTGAGCGCCTGGAGCGCGAGTTCGGTCTCGACCTGATCGCCACCGCGCCCAACGTGGTCTACCGCGTGGACATGGAGGACGGCACCGAGCACACGGTGACCAACCCCAGCGAATTCCCGGTGGGCAAGATCGACACGGTGCACGAGCCGGTCGTCCGGGCCACCATCCTCGCCCCGAGCGAGTTCATCGGCGCGATCATGGAGCTCTGCCAGAACCGCCGCGGTGTGCTGCTCGGGATGGACTACCTCTCCGAGGACCGGGTCGAGATCCGCTACACCCTGCCCCTCGCCGAGGTCGTCTTCGACTTCTTCGACCAGCTGAAGTCCAAGACCCGCGGCTATGCCTCGCTGGACTACGAGCCCACCGGTGAGCAGACCTCGGACCTGGTCAAGGTCGACATCCTGCTGCACGGCGACAAGGTCGACGCCTTCTCCGCGATCACCCACAAGGACAAGGCGTACGCCTACGGTGTCCGGCTGGTCGCCAAGCTGCGCGAGCTCATCCCGCGGCAGAACTTCGAGGTGCCCATCCAGGCGGCGATCGGCTCCCGGGTCATCGCCCGTGAGACGGTCCGCGCCATCCGCAAGGACGTCCTCGCCAAGTGCTACGGCGGTGACATCTCGCGTAAGCGGAAGCTGCTGGAGAAGCAGAAGGAAGGCAAGAAGCGGATGAAGATGGTCGGCAGCGTGGAGGTCCCCCAGGAGGCGTTCATCGCGGTGCTGTCCTCCGACTCCGACGGCGGAGAGGCCAAGGGGAAGAAGTGA
- a CDS encoding long-chain fatty acid--CoA ligase, whose amino-acid sequence MTDTQTLLENRPPSLASHFLQRVEATPDKEAYRYPVRAASGAGPDEWRPLTWRESADRVFAIAAGLMGLGVRPEERVALACSTRVEWILGDLGVLCAGAATTTVYPSTNAEETAFILSDSGSRVLLAEDAAQLAKVREKRDELPELAHVVVINADDAVPAAGDPEGWVLSLTELEKRGTAYLEQHPQAVRERIDALRADQLATLIYTSGTTGRPKGVRLVHDSWSYMAIAIGSLDGLLYADDVQYLWLPLAHVFGKVLTAGQIYVGHTTAVDGRVDKIIENLPVVRPTYMCAVPRIFEKVYNGVAGKAREGGAAKYKVFQWAAGVSREYAKTYQDNFRRTGSPSVPFGLKARHALADKLVYAKLREAFGGRLRAAVSGSAALAPEIGYFFAGAGINILEGYGLTESSAASFLNPVDYRTGTVGKAFPGTEVRFGEDGEILLRGPGVMEGYHGLPELTAQVLESDGWFHTGDIGELSSDGYLRITDRKKDLIKTSGGKYVAPAEVEGQFKGVCPFVSNILVHGADRNYCTALIALDEPTIMGWAKEHGMAGKSYAEVVATDEVRELIDGYVQRLNEGLQRWQTIKKFRLLPRDLDVEHGELTPSLKLKRPVVEREYKNLIEDMYAGTREA is encoded by the coding sequence GTGACCGACACACAGACTTTGCTCGAGAACCGGCCGCCATCCCTGGCGTCGCACTTCCTCCAGCGCGTCGAGGCGACGCCTGACAAGGAGGCGTATCGCTATCCGGTCCGGGCTGCCTCGGGCGCGGGTCCCGACGAATGGCGCCCCCTGACCTGGCGCGAAAGCGCGGATCGGGTCTTCGCCATCGCCGCCGGTCTGATGGGTCTGGGCGTCCGCCCCGAGGAGCGGGTCGCGCTCGCCTGCTCCACCCGTGTGGAGTGGATCCTCGGCGACCTCGGGGTTCTCTGTGCGGGCGCCGCGACCACCACGGTCTATCCGAGCACCAACGCCGAGGAAACCGCGTTCATCCTGTCCGACTCCGGCAGCCGGGTGCTGCTCGCCGAGGACGCCGCCCAGCTCGCCAAGGTCCGCGAGAAGCGCGACGAGCTGCCCGAGCTGGCCCATGTGGTGGTGATCAACGCCGATGACGCGGTCCCGGCCGCGGGCGACCCGGAGGGCTGGGTGCTCTCCCTCACCGAACTGGAGAAGCGCGGTACGGCCTATCTGGAGCAGCACCCCCAGGCCGTCCGGGAGCGGATCGACGCCCTGCGCGCCGACCAGCTCGCCACGCTCATCTACACCTCCGGCACCACCGGCCGCCCCAAGGGCGTACGGCTGGTGCATGACTCCTGGTCGTACATGGCCATCGCGATCGGCAGTCTCGACGGGCTGCTCTACGCCGACGATGTGCAGTACCTGTGGCTGCCGCTGGCGCATGTCTTCGGCAAGGTGCTGACGGCCGGGCAGATCTACGTCGGGCACACCACCGCCGTGGACGGCCGGGTCGACAAGATCATCGAGAATCTTCCGGTGGTCCGCCCGACCTACATGTGCGCCGTGCCCCGGATCTTCGAGAAGGTCTACAACGGAGTGGCCGGGAAGGCGCGCGAGGGCGGCGCGGCCAAGTACAAGGTCTTCCAGTGGGCGGCCGGGGTCTCCCGTGAGTACGCCAAGACCTACCAGGACAACTTCCGCCGCACCGGCAGCCCTTCGGTTCCGTTCGGCCTGAAGGCCCGGCACGCCCTCGCCGACAAGCTCGTCTACGCCAAGCTGCGCGAGGCGTTCGGCGGGCGGCTGCGCGCCGCCGTGTCCGGCTCGGCCGCGCTCGCGCCCGAGATCGGCTACTTCTTCGCGGGCGCCGGGATCAACATCCTGGAGGGCTACGGCCTCACCGAGTCCAGCGCCGCCAGCTTCCTCAACCCGGTGGACTACCGCACCGGCACCGTGGGCAAGGCGTTCCCCGGCACCGAGGTGCGGTTCGGCGAGGACGGCGAGATCCTGCTGCGCGGCCCCGGTGTCATGGAGGGCTACCACGGGCTGCCGGAGCTGACCGCGCAGGTGCTGGAGTCCGACGGCTGGTTCCACACCGGGGACATCGGGGAGCTCTCGTCCGACGGCTATCTGCGGATCACCGACCGCAAGAAGGACCTGATCAAGACCTCGGGCGGCAAGTACGTGGCCCCGGCGGAGGTCGAGGGCCAGTTCAAGGGCGTCTGCCCATTCGTCTCCAACATCCTGGTGCACGGCGCCGACCGCAACTACTGCACCGCGCTCATCGCCCTCGACGAGCCGACCATCATGGGCTGGGCCAAGGAGCACGGCATGGCGGGGAAGTCCTACGCCGAGGTCGTGGCCACCGACGAGGTGCGGGAGTTGATCGACGGCTATGTGCAGCGGCTCAACGAGGGGTTGCAGCGCTGGCAGACGATCAAGAAGTTCCGGCTGCTGCCGCGCGATCTGGACGTGGAGCACGGTGAGTTGACGCCCAGCCTGAAGCTCAAGCGACCCGTGGTCGAGCGCGAGTACAAGAACCTGATCGAAGACATGTACGCGGGAACCCGGGAGGCCTGA
- a CDS encoding ATP-binding SpoIIE family protein phosphatase, with translation MSGGSAEAGGVAVPVGGVGPVRTSASARASLPGTPLAASAARRFVRAALADWAALDVPAADRITERTGDEAVLLVSELVTNAVVHAGTAVELSCALDVPGHEGEPPSLVVEVTDQHPTRVLRGEPPVEEEPEYAGGHGLRLVAGIAESWGTTYRRASKTVWFQLAVAADADDGPAAAGFEGLGRDGARLAERALPREREAHPVQLVAPVPPRRVPARRNDPEWARHGALSFLAEASDMLAGQFDEDLVTSLAVQLLVPRLADWCAVWLDAGSGPPRLARVWHASEGRVEELRRVLEKEPPHLPAAARGGAVDWPWPADPAAYGPGGAALACRLIAGGRALGTLLLGRAGLVRMPGEVVGLIEDYTRRVALALASARRYTRQADISRVLQRGLLPSGIPRIPGVESAVVYEPTGEISAGGDFYDVFPARDGRWGFVLGDVCGNGPEAAVVTGLVRPWLRLLAREGYGVGEVLDRLNQLLGEEAVEAAVEGATEAVVAGVEAAGVGVGVAELVDAGLVGAGLPPGGGMARFLSLLYGELEPLGDGDDGAGGGLRCTLASAGHPLPLVLRPDGLVRTVAAPQILLGVVDDVAYESETFDLMPGETLLCVTDGVTEHRSGSRQFDDEEGLAAVLASCTGMSAREVAEGVREAVHAFAAEPPNDDLAMLVLKAL, from the coding sequence ATGTCTGGCGGGTCGGCCGAGGCCGGCGGGGTGGCTGTACCGGTCGGGGGCGTGGGCCCCGTCCGGACCAGCGCGTCGGCTCGCGCCAGCCTGCCCGGCACACCGCTCGCGGCCTCCGCCGCGCGGCGGTTCGTCCGAGCCGCCCTCGCCGACTGGGCCGCCCTGGACGTCCCCGCCGCCGACCGGATCACCGAACGGACCGGGGACGAAGCCGTCCTGCTGGTGAGCGAGCTGGTCACCAACGCGGTGGTGCACGCCGGTACCGCCGTCGAGCTCAGCTGCGCGCTGGACGTCCCCGGCCACGAGGGCGAACCGCCCTCGCTGGTGGTCGAGGTGACCGACCAGCACCCCACCCGGGTGCTGCGCGGCGAACCCCCGGTCGAGGAGGAGCCGGAGTACGCCGGGGGCCACGGGCTGCGGCTGGTGGCCGGGATCGCCGAGTCCTGGGGCACCACCTACCGGCGGGCCAGCAAGACCGTGTGGTTCCAGCTGGCCGTCGCAGCGGACGCGGACGACGGTCCGGCGGCCGCGGGGTTCGAGGGGCTCGGCCGTGACGGCGCCCGGCTCGCCGAGCGCGCGCTGCCGCGCGAGCGGGAGGCACACCCCGTCCAGCTGGTGGCCCCCGTGCCGCCCCGGCGGGTGCCCGCCCGGCGCAACGACCCCGAGTGGGCCCGGCACGGCGCGCTCTCCTTCCTCGCCGAGGCGTCCGACATGCTCGCCGGGCAGTTCGACGAGGACCTGGTGACCTCGCTCGCCGTCCAGTTGCTGGTGCCGCGGCTGGCCGACTGGTGCGCGGTGTGGCTCGACGCCGGGAGCGGCCCGCCGCGTCTGGCACGGGTCTGGCACGCAAGCGAGGGCCGTGTCGAGGAGCTGCGGCGGGTCCTGGAGAAGGAGCCGCCCCATCTGCCCGCCGCCGCCCGCGGCGGCGCCGTGGACTGGCCGTGGCCCGCCGACCCCGCCGCGTACGGGCCCGGCGGCGCCGCCCTGGCCTGCCGCCTGATCGCGGGCGGACGGGCCCTGGGCACCCTGCTGCTCGGGCGCGCCGGGCTGGTGCGGATGCCCGGCGAGGTCGTCGGCCTGATCGAGGACTACACCCGCCGCGTCGCCCTGGCGCTGGCCTCCGCCCGCCGCTACACCCGGCAGGCGGACATCAGCCGGGTGCTCCAGCGCGGACTGCTGCCGTCCGGCATCCCGCGCATCCCCGGGGTGGAGTCGGCGGTCGTCTACGAGCCCACCGGCGAGATCTCCGCCGGGGGCGACTTCTACGACGTCTTCCCGGCCCGTGACGGCCGCTGGGGCTTCGTCCTGGGCGACGTCTGCGGCAACGGCCCCGAGGCGGCCGTCGTGACCGGCCTGGTGCGCCCCTGGCTGCGGCTGCTGGCCCGCGAGGGCTACGGCGTCGGGGAAGTCCTCGACCGGCTCAACCAGCTGCTCGGCGAGGAGGCGGTCGAAGCGGCGGTCGAAGGGGCCACCGAGGCGGTCGTGGCGGGCGTGGAGGCGGCCGGGGTCGGCGTCGGCGTCGCGGAACTGGTCGACGCCGGGCTCGTCGGCGCGGGGCTGCCGCCGGGCGGCGGGATGGCCCGCTTCCTGTCGCTCCTGTACGGGGAGCTGGAGCCGCTGGGCGACGGTGACGACGGCGCCGGGGGCGGGCTGCGCTGCACCCTCGCCAGTGCGGGCCATCCGCTGCCGCTGGTGCTGCGGCCGGACGGCTTGGTGCGCACCGTCGCCGCCCCGCAGATACTCCTCGGGGTGGTGGACGATGTCGCGTACGAGAGTGAAACGTTTGATCTGATGCCCGGCGAAACGCTCCTGTGTGTGACGGACGGGGTGACCGAGCACCGCTCGGGCAGCCGCCAGTTCGACGACGAGGAGGGGCTCGCGGCGGTCCTCGCGTCCTGCACGGGGATGAGCGCGCGCGAGGTCGCGGAGGGGGTGCGGGAGGCGGTCCACGCGTTCGCGGCGGAGCCGCCAAACGACGATCTGGCGATGCTGGTGCTGAAGGCTCTCTAG
- the hemW gene encoding radical SAM family heme chaperone HemW, with protein sequence MPSVLPDGEPVPADGALPPGALAGAGRRPLGFYLHVPYCATRCGYCDFNTYTASELRGSGGVSASRDTYAEQVTEEVRLARKVLGDDPRAVETVFVGGGTPTLLAAADLGRMLAAIREEFGLAEGAEITTEANPESVDPRYLAELREAGFNRVSFGMQSARQHVLKVLDRTHTPGRPEACVAEARAAGFDHVNLDLIYGTPGESDDDWRASLEAALGAGPDHVSAYALIVEEGTQLARRIRRGEVPMTDDDVHADRYLIAEEMLSAAGFDWYEVSNWATSPEGRCRHNELYWRGADWWGAGPGAHSHVGGVRWWNVKHPGAYAQALGEGRSPGAGREVLADEERRVERVLLELRLSEGCPLDLLRPAGAAAAARALEDGLLAPEPYRQGRAVLTLRGRLLADAVVRDLVD encoded by the coding sequence ATGCCTTCCGTACTGCCCGATGGCGAGCCCGTGCCCGCGGACGGTGCGCTGCCCCCCGGCGCGCTCGCCGGGGCCGGGCGGCGTCCGCTGGGCTTCTATCTGCACGTGCCCTACTGCGCCACACGCTGCGGCTACTGCGACTTCAACACGTACACCGCCAGTGAGCTGCGCGGCTCCGGTGGGGTGTCGGCCTCCCGGGACACCTACGCCGAGCAGGTCACCGAGGAGGTGCGGCTGGCGCGGAAGGTGCTGGGCGACGATCCGCGGGCGGTCGAGACCGTGTTCGTGGGCGGCGGTACGCCGACCCTGCTCGCGGCGGCCGACCTGGGCCGGATGCTCGCGGCGATCCGCGAGGAATTCGGCCTGGCGGAGGGCGCGGAGATCACCACCGAGGCCAATCCGGAGTCGGTGGATCCGCGCTATCTGGCGGAGCTGCGCGAGGCCGGGTTCAACCGGGTCTCGTTCGGGATGCAGAGCGCCCGGCAGCATGTGCTGAAGGTGCTGGACCGCACCCACACCCCCGGCCGCCCCGAGGCGTGCGTCGCCGAGGCGCGGGCCGCGGGCTTCGACCATGTGAACCTCGACCTGATCTACGGCACCCCGGGCGAGAGCGACGACGACTGGCGGGCCTCCCTGGAGGCCGCCCTCGGTGCCGGACCGGACCATGTCTCGGCCTACGCCCTGATCGTCGAGGAGGGCACCCAGCTGGCGCGCCGGATCCGGCGCGGAGAGGTGCCGATGACCGACGACGACGTCCACGCCGACCGCTACCTCATCGCCGAGGAGATGCTCTCGGCCGCCGGTTTCGACTGGTACGAGGTCTCCAACTGGGCCACCTCGCCCGAGGGCCGCTGCCGCCACAACGAGCTGTACTGGCGCGGCGCCGACTGGTGGGGCGCGGGCCCCGGCGCCCACAGCCATGTGGGCGGGGTCCGCTGGTGGAACGTGAAGCACCCCGGCGCGTACGCCCAGGCCCTCGGCGAGGGCCGGTCGCCCGGTGCGGGCCGCGAGGTGCTGGCCGACGAGGAACGCCGTGTCGAGCGCGTCCTGCTGGAACTGCGGCTCTCCGAAGGCTGCCCCCTGGACCTGCTCCGCCCGGCGGGCGCGGCGGCCGCCGCGCGGGCGCTGGAGGACGGCCTGCTCGCCCCCGAGCCGTACCGGCAGGGCCGGGCCGTTCTCACGCTGCGGGGGCGGCTGCTGGCGGACGCGGTGGTTCGGGACCTGGTGGACTGA
- a CDS encoding Uma2 family endonuclease has protein sequence MTAVDDRVELMADDRADHMAKAFEDLSVPEGLKAELIRGEIVMMAGPDWVNNSIVESVVDQIPRAAWHRLQTQDIAIPGEASEPQPDLVVYERGGFEGPGRLVPAPAVTMVVEVISKTSARRDYQDKRSVYAAGQIPAYLIIDPIAAKCVLLTEPKGAGEEADYWTERASEFGDPVTIEALDLTLETDEFHTLS, from the coding sequence ATGACCGCTGTGGACGACCGGGTGGAGCTCATGGCCGATGACCGAGCGGACCATATGGCAAAGGCATTCGAGGATCTCTCTGTGCCCGAAGGGCTCAAGGCTGAGCTGATCCGGGGGGAAATCGTGATGATGGCCGGGCCCGACTGGGTCAACAATTCGATCGTAGAGTCTGTGGTGGACCAGATCCCCCGCGCTGCATGGCATAGGTTGCAGACGCAGGACATCGCGATCCCGGGCGAGGCTAGTGAGCCGCAGCCGGATCTTGTGGTCTATGAGCGTGGAGGGTTCGAAGGCCCCGGGCGCCTCGTGCCCGCCCCGGCGGTCACCATGGTCGTAGAAGTCATCTCCAAGACCAGCGCGCGCCGTGACTACCAGGACAAGCGCTCGGTGTACGCGGCCGGGCAGATCCCCGCCTACCTGATCATCGACCCCATCGCCGCCAAGTGCGTTCTGCTCACCGAGCCGAAGGGGGCCGGTGAGGAGGCTGACTACTGGACGGAGCGGGCCAGCGAGTTCGGCGACCCGGTGACCATCGAGGCGCTGGACCTCACGCTGGAGACCGACGAGTTCCACACCCTTAGCTGA
- a CDS encoding DUF3097 domain-containing protein produces MRSRYDNPDLTPPWKRQQPAPEVPAEPDLVVEEVTTGFCGAVIRCEKTAQGPTVTLEDRFGKHRVFPMEPRGFLLEGRVVTLVRPRATAPATPRRTASGSLAVPGARARVARAGRIYVEGRHDAELVERVWGDDLRIEGVVVEYLEGVDDLPAIVRDFAPGPDARLGVLVDHLVPGSKESRIAAEVTGDHVLVVGHPYIDIWEAVKPSSAGIAAWPEVPRGQDWKTGVCRALGWRENTGAAWQRILSSVHSYKDLRPELLGRVEELIDFVTVGVS; encoded by the coding sequence GTGCGCAGCCGATACGACAACCCGGACCTGACCCCGCCCTGGAAGCGGCAGCAGCCCGCCCCGGAGGTCCCCGCCGAGCCGGACCTCGTCGTGGAGGAGGTCACCACCGGGTTCTGCGGGGCGGTGATCCGCTGCGAGAAGACCGCGCAGGGCCCGACGGTCACTCTGGAGGACCGCTTCGGCAAACACCGCGTCTTCCCCATGGAGCCGCGCGGCTTTCTGCTCGAGGGCCGCGTCGTCACGCTGGTACGCCCGCGCGCGACGGCCCCCGCCACGCCCCGGCGCACGGCTTCCGGCTCCCTCGCCGTACCGGGGGCGCGGGCGAGGGTGGCCCGCGCGGGGCGCATCTACGTCGAGGGGCGCCATGACGCGGAGCTGGTCGAGCGGGTCTGGGGCGACGATCTGCGCATCGAGGGCGTGGTCGTCGAGTACCTGGAGGGCGTCGACGATCTCCCCGCCATCGTCCGGGACTTCGCCCCCGGCCCGGACGCCCGGCTCGGCGTCCTGGTCGACCATCTGGTGCCCGGCTCCAAGGAGTCCCGCATCGCCGCCGAGGTCACCGGCGACCACGTACTGGTCGTCGGCCATCCCTACATCGACATCTGGGAGGCCGTGAAGCCGTCCTCGGCGGGCATCGCCGCCTGGCCCGAGGTACCGCGCGGCCAGGACTGGAAAACGGGCGTGTGCCGCGCCCTGGGCTGGCGGGAGAACACCGGCGCCGCCTGGCAGCGCATCCTCTCCTCGGTCCACTCCTACAAGGACCTGCGGCCGGAACTCCTGGGGCGGGTGGAGGAGCTGATCGATTTCGTGACGGTGGGGGTCAGCTAA
- a CDS encoding MBL fold metallo-hydrolase: protein METCWEEPRWHEAGWETLAPGVARLRMPGWDETVGVVVGRTDVLVVDTGATLRDGAALRTQITRLAGRRPTRIALTHPHFDHVLGTAAFSGCEVYGAAGLDELLRAEREELRESAIRQGVDRGAATEAADHLVLPHHSVSGEVTLDLGDRPVLLANVGPGHTAHDLAVLVPGQPEVVFCGDLVEESGPPQAGRDAIPARWPAALDRLLALGGEEARYVPGHGSVVDAEFVRTQRDELAARFGVSR, encoded by the coding sequence ATGGAGACGTGTTGGGAAGAGCCGCGGTGGCACGAGGCGGGCTGGGAAACCCTCGCCCCCGGGGTGGCCCGGCTGCGCATGCCGGGCTGGGACGAGACCGTCGGCGTGGTCGTCGGGCGGACGGACGTACTCGTCGTGGACACCGGGGCCACGCTGCGTGACGGTGCCGCGCTCCGCACCCAGATCACCCGGCTCGCCGGGCGCCGCCCGACCCGGATCGCGCTCACCCATCCGCATTTCGACCACGTCCTGGGCACGGCCGCCTTCTCGGGCTGCGAGGTGTACGGGGCCGCGGGCCTGGACGAACTGCTGCGTGCCGAGCGGGAGGAACTGCGCGAGTCGGCCATCCGGCAGGGTGTGGACCGGGGCGCCGCCACCGAGGCCGCCGACCACCTGGTCCTCCCCCACCACTCCGTCTCCGGGGAGGTCACCCTTGACCTGGGCGACCGGCCCGTGCTGCTGGCGAACGTCGGCCCCGGGCACACCGCCCACGACCTGGCGGTCCTGGTCCCCGGGCAGCCCGAGGTGGTCTTCTGCGGCGATCTGGTCGAGGAGTCCGGACCGCCGCAGGCGGGGCGCGACGCGATCCCCGCGCGGTGGCCGGCCGCCCTGGACCGGCTGCTGGCGCTCGGCGGCGAGGAGGCACGGTACGTCCCGGGCCACGGGTCCGTGGTGGACGCCGAGTTCGTCCGCACCCAGCGCGACGAACTGGCCGCCCGCTTCGGCGTGTCCCGCTGA
- the hrcA gene encoding heat-inducible transcriptional repressor HrcA: MLSERRLEVLRAIVQDYVGTEEPVGSKALTERHRLGVSPATVRNDMAALEDEGFIAQPHTSAGRIPTDKGYRLFVDKLAGVKPLSTPERRAIQNFLDGAVDLDDVVGRTVRLLAQLTRQVAVVQYPSLTRSTVRHVELLPLAPARVMLVLITDTGRVEQRMVDCPSPVGEESLADLRARLNSRVVGRRFADVPQLVQDLPESFEQEDRGTVSTVLATLLETLVEETEERLMIGGTANLTRFVHDFPLTIRPVLEALEEQVVLLKLLGEAKDSGMTVRIGHENAHEGLNSTSVVAVGYGLGDEAVAKLGVVGPTRMDYPGTMGAVRAVARYVGQILAES, encoded by the coding sequence GTGCTCAGCGAACGCAGACTCGAAGTGCTGCGTGCCATTGTCCAGGACTATGTGGGGACCGAGGAGCCGGTCGGCTCCAAGGCGCTCACCGAGCGCCACCGGCTGGGGGTCTCCCCGGCCACGGTGCGCAATGACATGGCCGCGCTGGAGGACGAGGGCTTCATCGCCCAGCCGCACACCAGCGCCGGGCGCATCCCCACCGACAAGGGCTACCGCCTCTTCGTGGACAAGCTGGCCGGAGTCAAGCCGCTGTCCACGCCGGAGCGCAGGGCCATCCAGAACTTCCTGGACGGCGCCGTGGACCTCGACGACGTCGTGGGCCGCACCGTCCGGCTGCTGGCGCAGCTGACCCGGCAGGTCGCGGTGGTGCAGTACCCGTCGCTGACCCGTTCGACGGTGCGCCATGTGGAGCTGCTGCCGCTGGCCCCGGCCCGGGTGATGCTGGTGCTGATCACGGACACCGGGCGGGTCGAGCAGCGCATGGTGGACTGCCCCTCGCCGGTGGGCGAGGAGTCGCTCGCGGATCTGCGGGCCCGGCTCAACAGCCGTGTCGTGGGGCGGCGGTTCGCGGATGTGCCGCAGTTGGTGCAGGATCTTCCGGAGTCCTTCGAGCAGGAGGACCGGGGGACGGTCTCGACGGTGCTGGCGACCTTGCTCGAGACGCTGGTGGAGGAGACCGAGGAGCGGCTGATGATCGGCGGCACCGCGAACCTCACGCGTTTCGTGCATGATTTCCCCCTGACGATCCGGCCCGTTCTGGAGGCACTTGAGGAGCAGGTCGTCCTCCTCAAGCTGCTCGGCGAGGCCAAGGACTCGGGTATGACCGTGCGCATCGGGCATGAGAATGCTCACGAGGGGCTGAATTCCACCTCGGTGGTCGCGGTCGGCTACGGTCTGGGCGACGAGGCCGTCGCCAAACTCGGCGTGGTCGGACCGACCCGCATGGACTACCCCGGAACGATGGGAGCGGTACGCGCAGTGGCACGTTACGTCGGACAGATCCTGGCGGAGTCGTAA